From Trichoderma atroviride chromosome 1, complete sequence, one genomic window encodes:
- a CDS encoding uncharacterized protein (EggNog:ENOG41~TransMembrane:1 (o91-110i)) yields the protein MSAPIYSNPIVPPGDKPIIFVLTLADETTQNNFQSSHARLLNEFFERATVRHANTAEKAFSLFTQCSQPHAVFIADGGVARPSSEIINQRLALYAACGGIVLFGGLFAASRADDLKKVFKQTWDLPWEPGSFHRTTLSLNEGAITSTIKPALQTSYSLKALHLYGVQKNESWYLPTQDSVIEEWVPRPGPITDFSESPIIYACYGSGHVGFIGDTGAEEGTVRCILAMLGILIR from the coding sequence ATGAGTGCTCCGATATATTCGAATCCTATCGTTCCACCGGGCGACAAGCCCATCATCTTCGTGCTCACTCTCGCGGACGAAACAACTCAAAACAACTTCCAGAGTTCTCACGCACGACTCCTCAACGAGTTTTTCGAAAGGGCAACAGTAAGGCACGCCAACACAGCTGAGAAAGCATTCAGCCTCTTCACCCAGTGCAGTCAGCCACACGCAGTCTTTATagctgatggcggcgtcgcTCGCCCCAGCAGCGAGATCATCAACCAGAGGCTGGCGCTTTATGCTGCttgcggcggcatcgtcctcTTTGGCGGCCTGTTTGCCGCCTCAAGGGCAGATGATTTAAAAAAGGTCTTCAAGCAGACCTGGGACCTCCCATGGGAACCCGGCTCCTTCCACCGCACCACTTTGAGTCTGAACGAGGGCGCAATCACTTCGACTATCAAGCCTGCACTGCAGACCTCGTACAGCCTGAAGGCTCTCCATCTTTACGGGGTGCAAAAGAATGAGTCGTGGTATCTGCCCACGCAGGATTCGGTTATCGAGGAGTGGGTGCCTCGTCCAGGACCAATCACCGACTTCAGCGAGTCGCCCATTATTTATGCTTGTTACGGAAGCGGCCACGTTGGGTTCATCGGCGACACTGGGGCTGAGGAGGGTACCGTGCGTTGCATTCTTGCCATGCTGGGCATCTTGATCCGATAA